A single Marinobacter sp. es.042 DNA region contains:
- the glcE gene encoding glycolate oxidase subunit GlcE, whose translation MADISQQLKEQVLQARDSGHKLNIVGGGTKVFMGREADTDAGTLNVGEHTGIVDYHPVELVLTVRAGTPLSEIEATLAEEGQCLHFEPPHFGATSTIGGTLACNLSGPGRPWAGSVRDQVLGIRLLNGKGEHLRFGGQVMKNVAGYDVSRLQAGALGTLGVITEISMKVMPKPAASLTLVQEMGMDEVVHYMNSRAAEPKPITGACWVDGKVYLRLAGAKSGVEATAEKWSGEVMEEGDHFWRQVQDMHHEFFAGNDVPLWRFSVGSTAATPKLGGNWFIDWAGSQRWFRGAGELKDLEPAARAAGGQVSLFRGGDRTGEVMHHQPEALKGIQRRIKNAFDPDNIFNPGRLYSWL comes from the coding sequence ATGGCTGATATTTCCCAACAATTGAAGGAGCAGGTGCTCCAGGCCCGGGACAGCGGGCACAAACTCAATATTGTCGGAGGTGGCACCAAGGTCTTCATGGGCCGGGAAGCCGACACCGATGCCGGAACCCTCAACGTGGGCGAGCATACCGGTATCGTTGACTATCACCCGGTGGAGCTGGTTTTGACCGTCCGTGCCGGCACGCCGCTGAGCGAAATCGAGGCGACTCTGGCTGAAGAAGGTCAGTGCCTGCATTTTGAGCCACCCCATTTTGGTGCCACCTCCACCATCGGCGGTACCCTGGCCTGTAACCTTTCCGGTCCGGGACGCCCCTGGGCCGGCTCTGTGCGGGACCAAGTTCTGGGTATCCGGCTGCTCAATGGCAAGGGCGAACATCTTCGCTTTGGTGGTCAGGTCATGAAAAACGTGGCCGGCTATGACGTATCACGTCTTCAGGCCGGTGCCCTGGGAACCCTGGGCGTAATCACTGAAATCAGCATGAAAGTGATGCCGAAACCGGCCGCTTCCCTGACCCTGGTTCAGGAAATGGGCATGGACGAGGTGGTTCACTATATGAACAGCCGGGCGGCCGAGCCCAAGCCCATCACTGGTGCCTGCTGGGTGGACGGCAAGGTTTACCTGCGCCTGGCCGGTGCGAAATCCGGTGTAGAAGCCACCGCTGAAAAGTGGTCCGGCGAAGTGATGGAAGAGGGGGACCACTTCTGGCGACAGGTGCAGGATATGCACCACGAATTTTTTGCCGGTAACGACGTGCCTTTGTGGCGCTTCTCCGTTGGTTCGACAGCTGCCACACCGAAACTGGGAGGTAACTGGTTTATCGACTGGGCGGGTTCCCAGCGTTGGTTCCGTGGTGCCGGTGAGCTGAAAGATCTGGAGCCTGCGGCCCGTGCTGCCGGTGGCCAGGTCAGCCTGTTCCGTGGTGGCGATCGCACCGGTGAGGTGATGCATCACCAGCCGGAGGCCCTGAAGGGCATCCAGCGCCGCATCAAGAATGCCTTTGATCCGGACAATATCTTCAATCCCGGACGTTTATACAGCTGGTTGTAA
- the glcF gene encoding glycolate oxidase subunit GlcF, with amino-acid sequence MQTNLVQQFANTKEGQEAESILRACVHCGFCTATCPTYQELNDERDGPRGRIYLMKMFLEGAEVTEKTREHLDRCLTCRSCETTCPSGVQYGRLVDISRGLMEKEMPREPKDKWLRWALARVIPNRQLFGVLLRLGQVFRPVLPEKLRTKVPPRKQASPWPAASHSRIVLALAGCVQPSATPNTNAAAARVLDRLGITMVEAPEAGCCGAVNYHLSEHEKGLERMRQNIDAWWPAIEAGAESIIMTASGCGAMVQDYGHLLKDDPVYAAKAQKVSELCTDLGAFLLKQDLEKLKVRQDPGKVAFHCPCTLQHAMKQNGVVEQVLTRAGVNLAATKDKHLCCGSAGTYSVTQPEMSQKLLGNKLKALTVDNPDRIVTANIGCQMHLETKSPVPVQHWIELLDQ; translated from the coding sequence ATGCAGACGAATCTGGTTCAACAATTTGCCAACACCAAGGAAGGCCAGGAAGCCGAGTCGATCCTGCGGGCCTGTGTGCATTGTGGCTTTTGCACCGCTACCTGCCCGACCTATCAGGAGCTGAACGATGAGCGTGACGGTCCTCGTGGCCGGATCTACCTGATGAAGATGTTCCTGGAAGGGGCGGAAGTTACCGAGAAAACCCGCGAGCACCTGGATCGCTGCCTGACTTGCCGCAGCTGTGAGACCACCTGTCCGTCCGGTGTTCAGTATGGCCGCCTGGTGGACATCAGCCGCGGCCTGATGGAAAAGGAGATGCCCAGGGAGCCGAAAGACAAGTGGCTGCGCTGGGCCCTGGCGCGGGTGATTCCCAACCGCCAGTTGTTCGGTGTTCTGCTTCGCCTGGGGCAGGTTTTCCGCCCGGTATTACCGGAAAAACTGCGCACCAAGGTGCCGCCCAGAAAGCAGGCCAGCCCGTGGCCTGCAGCCAGCCACAGCCGTATTGTGCTGGCACTGGCCGGTTGCGTGCAGCCTTCGGCCACTCCGAATACCAATGCGGCCGCCGCCCGGGTTCTGGACCGGCTCGGTATTACCATGGTGGAAGCACCCGAGGCTGGCTGCTGTGGCGCCGTGAATTATCACCTTTCCGAGCACGAGAAAGGCCTGGAAAGAATGCGCCAGAACATTGATGCCTGGTGGCCCGCTATCGAAGCTGGTGCTGAGTCAATCATTATGACGGCCTCTGGCTGCGGGGCGATGGTTCAGGATTACGGTCATCTGTTGAAGGACGATCCGGTCTATGCCGCCAAGGCCCAGAAGGTGAGCGAGCTGTGCACCGATCTCGGCGCCTTTTTGCTGAAACAGGATCTGGAAAAGCTCAAGGTCCGCCAGGACCCGGGCAAGGTGGCATTCCATTGTCCCTGCACCCTGCAGCACGCCATGAAGCAGAACGGTGTGGTTGAGCAGGTATTGACCAGGGCCGGTGTCAATCTTGCAGCAACAAAGGACAAGCACCTCTGCTGCGGGTCTGCTGGCACCTATTCGGTGACCCAACCGGAGATGAGCCAGAAGCTGCTTGGTAACAAGCTGAAGGCTTTGACTGTCGACAATCCGGATCGCATCGTGACCGCCAATATCGGTTGCCAGATGCACCTGGAAACCAAGTCGCCGGTGCCTGTGCAGCACTGGATTGAGTTGCTGGATCAGTAG
- a CDS encoding DUF4124 domain-containing protein, whose product MPRMMAGLVLSFSLVAVANAEVYTWIDGRGVAHFSDYPPGDIPHKQLQVQPPVTVPMSENLGQGKRVSGIRKDVEGLLASGRSGGSGITEKAKAEAELEKTCATYRSKLGRIQSKLRAGYSNDRGNTLRQQRRTLSQKLSRECILR is encoded by the coding sequence ATGCCAAGGATGATGGCTGGTCTTGTTTTGTCTTTTTCGCTTGTCGCAGTAGCTAATGCCGAGGTCTATACCTGGATCGACGGCCGTGGCGTAGCGCACTTCTCCGATTACCCTCCGGGTGACATTCCGCACAAACAGCTGCAGGTGCAGCCGCCTGTCACAGTGCCGATGTCTGAGAACCTTGGGCAAGGAAAGCGGGTGTCCGGAATTCGCAAAGACGTTGAAGGCCTGCTTGCCTCCGGTCGCTCGGGAGGCTCCGGAATCACCGAGAAAGCAAAGGCCGAGGCCGAGCTTGAGAAGACGTGCGCGACTTACCGAAGCAAGCTGGGGCGGATTCAGTCCAAACTGCGGGCGGGCTATAGCAACGACAGGGGTAATACCCTGAGGCAACAACGCAGGACGCTCAGCCAGAAGCTGAGTCGGGAATGTATCCTGCGTTGA